Proteins from a single region of Butyrivibrio fibrisolvens:
- a CDS encoding radical SAM protein has translation MRVSIAYPPLENVKGVPLLGQNRQFQWFNSPTYIYPMVPASCATLLQSKGYEVFWDDGIAEEKTYKDFTAEVMGRDLDVMMIETKAPVVRFHWEIIDEYKKMKPDMIIVVVGDHVTAFPEETMNSCKADYVLTGGNYDFLMADLLDNLKANGGKVKVSDLPQGIWYRKENAAGENAESGIASTGVFVLNQNLNDLPLIDRDLTKWKLYSEKNGNYSRTPGTYTMAARDCWHHKCTFCSWTTLYPQYLTRSPESLLDEIGMLIEKYGVKEIMDDSGAFPIGTWLHTFCQGMIDRGYNKKVIMDCNMRLDALSYEEYRLMREAGFRFVLFGLESANQETLDRIDKRENIDKMVESLKNAKKAGLSPHITLMFGYPWEDEKMVQNTVKLGRQILIKGWAHTLQATVLIPYPGTPLYKECKENGWLLTEKYEDFDQRMPVMKTPMGSEKIKEAVESVYKVSFNPEFLARRIAGIRSIDDVKFLFRAAGKVIGHLTDFGGKNGN, from the coding sequence ATGAGAGTATCAATAGCATATCCGCCGCTTGAAAACGTAAAGGGAGTACCGCTTCTGGGACAGAATCGTCAGTTCCAGTGGTTCAACAGTCCGACATATATATACCCTATGGTACCTGCATCCTGTGCGACCCTCCTTCAGAGCAAAGGCTATGAAGTATTCTGGGATGACGGAATCGCAGAAGAGAAGACCTACAAGGACTTCACAGCTGAAGTCATGGGACGTGATCTTGACGTTATGATGATCGAGACCAAGGCTCCCGTAGTAAGATTCCACTGGGAGATCATTGATGAATACAAGAAGATGAAGCCTGATATGATCATCGTAGTAGTAGGCGATCATGTTACAGCTTTCCCTGAGGAGACAATGAACTCCTGTAAGGCAGATTATGTACTTACAGGTGGTAACTATGATTTCCTTATGGCTGACCTTCTTGATAACCTTAAAGCTAATGGCGGTAAGGTCAAAGTATCAGATCTTCCACAGGGTATCTGGTATAGAAAAGAAAATGCTGCAGGAGAAAACGCTGAAAGCGGCATTGCATCTACAGGTGTATTTGTACTTAATCAGAACCTTAACGACCTTCCTCTTATAGACAGAGACCTTACAAAGTGGAAGCTCTATAGTGAAAAGAACGGTAACTATTCCAGAACACCCGGAACCTATACAATGGCAGCACGTGACTGCTGGCACCATAAGTGTACTTTCTGCAGCTGGACAACTCTTTATCCTCAGTATCTTACAAGATCTCCCGAGAGCCTTCTTGATGAGATCGGAATGCTTATTGAAAAGTACGGCGTTAAGGAGATCATGGACGATTCAGGGGCATTCCCTATTGGAACATGGCTCCATACTTTCTGTCAGGGAATGATCGACCGCGGATATAATAAGAAAGTTATCATGGACTGTAACATGCGTCTTGATGCTCTTTCTTATGAAGAGTACAGACTTATGCGTGAAGCAGGCTTCAGATTTGTCCTCTTCGGACTTGAAAGTGCTAACCAGGAAACTCTCGACAGGATCGACAAGAGAGAGAATATTGACAAGATGGTTGAAAGCCTTAAGAATGCCAAGAAGGCAGGCCTTTCACCTCACATAACTCTTATGTTCGGATATCCATGGGAAGATGAGAAGATGGTCCAGAACACTGTAAAGCTTGGTCGTCAGATCCTTATCAAGGGCTGGGCACATACACTTCAGGCAACAGTTCTTATTCCTTATCCGGGAACACCTCTTTATAAAGAGTGTAAAGAGAACGGATGGCTCCTTACAGAAAAATATGAGGACTTCGATCAGAGAATGCCTGTTATGAAGACTCCAATGGGTTCTGAGAAGATCAAAGAAGCTGTTGAGAGTGTTTATAAGGTATCATTTAACCCTGAGTTCCTTGCAAGAAGAATAGCAGGAATCAGAAGTATCGATGACGTTAAGTTCCTCTTCAGGGCAGCAGGTAAGGTTATAGGACATCTCACAGACTTCGGCGGCAAGAACGGCAACTGA
- a CDS encoding DUF6056 family protein, with amino-acid sequence MILNPRKRNNKMVSNLKNTDLKNIDLKNRKICFYLIVMISFFLIFAMNCFTPMLSDDFDYAGQARSAGSLLDLFRQEYHQYMTWNGRSVTFMCFRIFLNAPEIILKLANSIVFTTLSVLIYLNIDGKKEYDPFVMLLSQLGLWIFTVSFSQTILWECGAFVYLWGMTIILGFVTLVRQLLIEFDKNESIDKKVLWVILVFIFGWLAGWCNENTSGGSILFILIYIIYRKVKKIKIPTFLYSALSGNLIGLGFLVLGPGVRTRAALAADDNYTGIMAIVARVQKLTLYEKDAFLVLLMIMAATMIWTVVISVADGKEKGLIDYVVVMRKRLLYLFLHFATVYALALTSLPEIRAVFGPGIFLLIACIQGITDNMQTDSPLTDGEHKAAGIMLHFVYVSVAIAMTIYLLFDIVEGAVNLQRIRRDYDERIAYIEEQIASGNQDIVVARFHTDFACRYTCAYEMELSDDPTYWTNVQYTKYFGVNSIIAIPYDEWESTYGQ; translated from the coding sequence ATGATCCTTAATCCCAGAAAGAGAAATAATAAGATGGTATCAAATCTTAAGAATACAGATCTTAAGAATATAGATCTAAAGAACAGAAAGATATGCTTTTACTTAATAGTGATGATATCTTTCTTTCTTATATTTGCAATGAATTGTTTTACTCCGATGTTATCGGATGATTTTGATTATGCCGGTCAGGCAAGATCGGCTGGCAGCCTTCTTGACCTTTTCAGGCAGGAATATCACCAGTACATGACCTGGAATGGCAGGAGCGTAACCTTCATGTGCTTTAGAATATTCCTGAATGCTCCTGAGATCATTCTAAAGCTTGCAAACAGCATTGTATTCACAACATTATCAGTACTCATATATCTGAATATAGATGGCAAAAAAGAATACGATCCTTTCGTAATGCTTCTTTCACAGCTTGGACTTTGGATATTTACAGTATCCTTCTCACAGACAATCCTGTGGGAATGCGGAGCCTTTGTTTACCTTTGGGGAATGACCATAATACTTGGATTTGTGACCCTTGTAAGGCAACTGCTCATTGAATTTGATAAGAATGAAAGCATAGATAAAAAGGTACTTTGGGTTATCCTTGTGTTTATATTTGGATGGCTTGCAGGATGGTGCAATGAGAATACTTCAGGTGGAAGTATCCTTTTTATTCTCATCTATATAATCTATCGAAAAGTTAAAAAGATAAAGATTCCCACATTCTTATATAGTGCCCTTTCAGGAAATCTTATAGGACTTGGATTTCTCGTACTGGGACCCGGAGTAAGAACAAGAGCAGCTCTTGCTGCTGACGATAACTATACAGGTATCATGGCGATAGTAGCAAGAGTTCAGAAGCTGACTTTATACGAAAAGGATGCCTTTTTAGTACTCCTTATGATCATGGCGGCTACAATGATCTGGACAGTTGTTATTAGCGTTGCGGATGGAAAAGAAAAAGGCCTTATTGATTACGTTGTAGTGATGAGGAAAAGGTTACTTTATTTATTCCTTCACTTTGCAACTGTATATGCACTGGCACTTACATCTCTTCCGGAGATAAGAGCAGTCTTTGGCCCAGGAATATTCCTTCTTATTGCCTGCATTCAGGGTATTACTGACAATATGCAGACAGATTCTCCTCTTACAGATGGAGAGCACAAGGCAGCAGGTATCATGCTCCACTTTGTATACGTCTCTGTTGCTATTGCTATGACTATATATCTTCTTTTTGATATCGTAGAAGGAGCAGTTAATCTTCAGCGTATCAGAAGAGATTATGATGAACGTATAGCATATATTGAAGAGCAGATTGCTTCGGGCAATCAGGATATAGTTGTAGCAAGGTTCCATACAGATTTTGCCTGTAGATATACCTGTGCTTATGAGATGGAGCTTTCTGATGATCCGACATATTGGACCAATGTTCAATACACTAAATATTTTGGAGTAAATTCCATAATAGCAATCCCTTATGATGAATGGGAAAGCACCTATGGGCAATGA
- a CDS encoding glycosyltransferase family 2 protein, protein MEISKPGKNFISIIVPVYNAENCLPRCVESILAQTYRNFELILVDDGSTDGSSKLCDGYTTDYGAIPAVFVKHTKNMGVSHARNEGLSYAEGEWITFIDADDYIEPDYLERLISPIESRQNAIRIAKEEGANVANPTVISVITMTDQILDTQPITGFYFLEHGILNRDAHVWSKLYSKEIMQDMRFEDDLTIGEDMVLLVKLAIKIGNAKSVLSIDAGSYKYYDNENGAMNSSYKPSYIDQIRCWQRAEELLTPYKDDISDIIFSQLATTQIVSAMLVAGKIAQVPHDENTKDAIVKVREALNHACKREGAFAGLSKGYKLKVSIFRLSPALYLKLYGTWKKNK, encoded by the coding sequence ATGGAAATCTCAAAACCAGGTAAGAATTTCATATCGATAATAGTGCCTGTTTATAATGCGGAAAACTGTCTCCCAAGATGTGTAGAGTCTATTCTTGCCCAGACTTACAGGAATTTTGAACTGATACTTGTTGATGACGGATCTACAGACGGAAGCAGTAAGCTTTGTGATGGCTATACTACAGACTATGGCGCTATTCCTGCTGTATTTGTTAAGCATACTAAGAACATGGGCGTATCTCATGCAAGGAATGAAGGTCTCTCCTATGCAGAAGGAGAATGGATCACCTTCATTGATGCTGATGACTACATAGAGCCTGATTATCTTGAGAGGCTGATAAGCCCTATAGAATCAAGACAGAATGCTATAAGGATAGCTAAGGAGGAAGGCGCAAATGTTGCTAATCCCACGGTGATTTCTGTTATCACCATGACAGACCAGATACTTGATACTCAGCCTATAACTGGTTTTTATTTCCTTGAGCATGGAATCCTTAACCGTGATGCCCATGTCTGGAGTAAGCTCTACAGCAAAGAAATCATGCAGGACATGAGATTTGAAGATGACCTTACTATCGGCGAAGACATGGTGCTTCTTGTAAAGCTTGCGATCAAGATCGGCAATGCAAAGTCAGTCCTTTCAATTGATGCCGGTTCCTATAAATATTATGACAATGAAAACGGGGCTATGAACAGCTCCTATAAACCAAGTTATATAGACCAGATCAGATGCTGGCAGAGAGCAGAAGAGCTCCTTACACCATACAAAGACGACATCAGCGACATTATCTTCTCTCAGCTTGCTACTACGCAGATCGTTTCTGCAATGCTTGTTGCAGGTAAGATCGCACAGGTTCCTCATGATGAGAACACCAAAGATGCTATAGTAAAGGTTCGCGAAGCCCTTAATCATGCTTGTAAGAGAGAGGGAGCATTTGCAGGACTTTCCAAAGGATATAAATTAAAAGTATCTATATTCAGACTTTCACCGGCTTTGTATTTGAAGCTCTACGGAACGTGGAAGAAGAATAAATGA
- a CDS encoding sugar transferase — protein sequence MNGDNKFSIKYLLWFLDMVVAVICFYAATFIRFQNFRDMYSKNLHFLVCVVIIFVASVYSFGVDYNRDFMKRRMPQESYALIKYEMVIFVGTTVIIYLINIGSTFSRLVMFYFAILDYILTLLSHHFAKTFLGAYWKNADTAVKMLVLTEEKFLEKTIRHLQHHLDINYRIVGAVCLDKDMKGEVVRGVNIIADRKGLLKTVTIMPLDDVFIYTPDSTQNALEDVINAFQDMGVRVNYCVELPGMRGRTSVDMIGGYSVVTYSKGTGRYRALIIKRMFDILGGLVGIIFTGILTVFVGLAIKIDSPGPIFFSQTRIGRNGRRFKIYKFRSMYIDAEERKKELESQNEMTGLMFKMKDDPRITKVGAFIRKTSLDEFPQFLNILKGDMSLVGTRPPTEAEFEQYNEYYRRRISMTPGLTGMWQVSGRSDIEDFDEIVKLDLQYIDNWSLGLDLKILLKTVSVVFKGSGAS from the coding sequence ATGAACGGGGATAATAAGTTTTCAATTAAATATCTTTTGTGGTTTTTGGATATGGTTGTCGCAGTTATATGCTTTTATGCTGCAACCTTCATCAGGTTCCAGAATTTCAGGGACATGTATTCCAAAAATCTCCACTTTTTAGTTTGTGTAGTCATAATATTTGTGGCTTCGGTATATTCATTTGGTGTTGACTATAACAGAGATTTTATGAAGAGGCGTATGCCGCAGGAAAGCTATGCTCTCATAAAATACGAGATGGTTATTTTTGTTGGCACAACAGTTATCATATACCTTATAAATATCGGAAGTACCTTCTCAAGACTTGTAATGTTTTATTTTGCAATTCTTGATTATATCCTTACACTTCTTTCACACCACTTTGCCAAGACATTTCTTGGTGCATACTGGAAAAATGCAGATACAGCAGTTAAGATGCTTGTCCTTACAGAAGAGAAGTTCCTGGAGAAGACTATAAGACACCTTCAGCATCATCTTGACATCAACTATAGGATAGTTGGTGCTGTATGCCTTGATAAGGATATGAAGGGCGAAGTTGTAAGAGGAGTCAATATCATTGCAGATAGAAAAGGCCTTCTTAAGACTGTTACTATCATGCCACTTGATGATGTATTTATATATACACCTGACAGTACCCAGAATGCTCTGGAAGACGTTATCAACGCATTTCAGGATATGGGCGTAAGAGTTAATTACTGCGTAGAACTTCCCGGCATGAGAGGAAGGACCTCCGTTGATATGATCGGCGGATACAGCGTAGTTACTTATTCCAAGGGTACAGGCCGTTACAGAGCACTTATCATAAAGAGAATGTTCGATATCCTTGGAGGACTTGTAGGTATTATCTTTACAGGAATACTTACAGTATTTGTCGGACTTGCGATCAAGATCGACTCACCCGGCCCCATCTTCTTTTCTCAGACGAGAATAGGAAGGAACGGACGAAGGTTCAAGATATACAAATTCAGATCTATGTATATAGATGCTGAGGAGAGAAAAAAGGAGCTTGAATCTCAGAATGAGATGACAGGTCTTATGTTCAAGATGAAGGATGATCCAAGGATCACAAAGGTGGGAGCCTTTATCCGTAAGACATCACTTGATGAGTTCCCACAGTTTCTCAACATCCTTAAGGGTGATATGAGCCTTGTTGGTACAAGACCACCGACAGAGGCAGAATTTGAACAGTACAACGAGTATTACAGACGTCGTATATCAATGACTCCCGGCCTTACAGGAATGTGGCAGGTCAGTGGAAGAAGTGATATTGAAGACTTTGATGAGATCGTAAAACTGGATCTTCAGTATATTGATAACTGGTCCTTAGGACTTGATCTGAAGATATTATTAAAAACCGTTAGCGTAGTATTTAAGGGAAGCGGAGCGTCATGA
- a CDS encoding glycosyl transferase GT17 family protein: MVYDCFPFFNEVDILDLRLHILDKYVDRFVIEEATTTFSGQPKELCFEKNKDRFKDFLHKITYIVVDENPTDINAFERDVFQKNHLIEGLKDAGEDDIIMLSDCDEIPDPKALTKVFAEFDPGKVYHLAQDNFYAFINMMEVSGKLLETEGEFPEIPEKDRKWLGTKITSINQFPKDGIVRLRDQIATTDPRSVRVPNGGWHFGYMGGIKETNAAKRIGIKVKAAAHQEYNDREILAETMDQLILGRDLLGRDAEFKRVEVDNRYPQYLLDNLDYYGYLVMPPITGWMRIKARLDLTVGRFCRKAYHHVMRKIGLSK; this comes from the coding sequence ATGGTTTACGATTGCTTTCCTTTTTTTAACGAAGTAGATATATTGGATCTGCGACTTCATATCCTTGATAAATATGTAGACAGATTCGTTATAGAAGAAGCTACGACTACCTTTTCGGGTCAGCCCAAGGAACTGTGCTTTGAGAAGAACAAGGACAGGTTCAAGGACTTTCTTCATAAGATCACTTATATAGTCGTAGATGAAAATCCTACTGATATAAACGCTTTTGAAAGAGATGTCTTTCAGAAGAACCACCTTATAGAAGGCCTTAAGGATGCGGGAGAAGATGACATAATAATGCTCAGCGACTGTGATGAGATCCCTGATCCCAAGGCTCTTACAAAGGTCTTTGCAGAGTTTGACCCGGGTAAGGTATATCACCTTGCCCAGGACAATTTCTATGCTTTTATAAACATGATGGAAGTATCCGGTAAGCTCCTTGAAACAGAAGGCGAGTTCCCAGAGATTCCTGAAAAAGACAGAAAGTGGCTTGGTACCAAGATCACAAGCATTAACCAGTTCCCTAAGGACGGAATCGTAAGACTTCGCGATCAGATCGCAACCACAGATCCAAGGTCAGTCCGCGTACCAAATGGCGGATGGCATTTTGGCTACATGGGCGGAATCAAAGAGACCAATGCAGCCAAGAGGATCGGCATTAAGGTCAAGGCAGCAGCTCATCAGGAATACAATGACAGAGAGATCCTTGCAGAGACAATGGATCAGCTGATACTTGGAAGAGACCTTCTCGGAAGAGATGCTGAGTTTAAAAGGGTTGAAGTAGATAACAGATACCCTCAGTACCTTCTTGATAACCTGGATTATTACGGTTACCTTGTAATGCCTCCTATCACAGGATGGATGCGCATAAAAGCAAGGCTTGACCTGACTGTGGGAAGATTTTGCCGTAAGGCTTATCATCATGTGATGAGAAAAATTGGACTAAGTAAGTAG
- a CDS encoding DUF5672 family protein, translating into MPEYKNGKLQLPNVTLVALTSVKIKPTIKAMLYSMRGIDFGDAVLITHEKPFMLPKKIRYAHIDKIDEINKFNYACVYELGKYIKTDYILLVHYDGFVIHPESWRDEFLDYDYIGSPWPLPPDDDPVKYRDPDGKIIRVGNSVGIRSKKLLDLPGQLNLPWESFYGWYNEDGFLCCHHHKELEAAGCKYAPIEVARYFGREQTFEETTGIKPFTFHKWGGENADFPKFDKTPWIKVLYRRIRYGQKKEDT; encoded by the coding sequence ATGCCTGAGTATAAAAATGGTAAACTTCAGCTTCCAAATGTGACGCTTGTAGCTCTTACCAGTGTTAAGATAAAACCTACGATCAAAGCAATGCTATATAGCATGCGCGGCATAGATTTTGGTGATGCGGTTCTTATAACCCATGAAAAGCCCTTTATGCTTCCAAAGAAGATCCGCTATGCTCATATAGACAAGATAGATGAGATCAACAAGTTTAACTACGCCTGTGTATATGAGCTTGGTAAATACATAAAAACAGACTATATCCTTCTGGTTCACTATGATGGCTTTGTAATACATCCTGAGAGCTGGAGAGATGAGTTCCTTGACTATGACTATATCGGATCTCCATGGCCGCTTCCACCTGATGACGATCCTGTAAAATACAGAGATCCTGATGGAAAGATAATAAGAGTTGGTAACAGCGTCGGAATAAGAAGTAAGAAACTCTTAGACCTTCCCGGACAGCTTAATCTTCCATGGGAGAGCTTTTATGGATGGTACAATGAAGACGGCTTTCTGTGCTGCCATCATCATAAGGAGCTTGAAGCTGCCGGCTGTAAATATGCTCCTATAGAAGTTGCAAGATACTTTGGAAGAGAGCAGACATTTGAAGAGACCACAGGGATAAAGCCCTTTACCTTCCATAAATGGGGAGGCGAGAACGCAGACTTCCCTAAATTTGATAAGACTCCCTGGATCAAGGTACTGTACAGAAGAATACGGTATGGCCAGAAGAAAGAGGACACCTAA
- a CDS encoding glycosyltransferase family 2 protein, whose product MPKVSICIPAYRDRDGLERLLNSIVAQSFTDYEVIVSDDVTDNNSSSLEDIAGKYKGALGDRLIYKKHTSTGRPGDNWNSSIENAKGQYIKMMLHDDWFTDKDSLSEYVSLIEESDAPLAFSGTWEVSADWRYARHITDEDVLLIKKDIRNLYTKSVIGAPSATIYRNNGRLYDPKLKWLIDMEFYIRQIRAGGGSFVYTNKPLMSIGRSDSQMTSYCLSHPNLVRKEYFYVYKKLGLKSEKEYADYLKGQLKKPH is encoded by the coding sequence ATGCCTAAGGTTTCAATATGCATACCTGCCTACAGGGACAGGGATGGCCTTGAGAGACTTTTAAACAGCATAGTAGCGCAAAGCTTCACAGACTATGAAGTGATAGTATCTGACGATGTTACAGATAATAATTCATCATCACTTGAAGACATTGCTGGAAAATACAAAGGCGCCCTCGGCGACAGACTTATTTACAAAAAGCACACATCAACAGGAAGGCCCGGAGATAACTGGAACTCTTCAATAGAAAATGCCAAGGGTCAGTACATCAAGATGATGCTTCATGATGACTGGTTTACAGATAAGGATTCGCTTTCAGAATACGTATCACTTATTGAAGAGTCAGATGCACCTCTTGCCTTTTCCGGGACATGGGAAGTGTCCGCCGACTGGAGATATGCAAGGCACATTACTGATGAAGATGTGCTTCTTATCAAAAAGGACATAAGAAATCTTTATACCAAAAGTGTAATAGGCGCTCCAAGTGCTACTATCTACAGGAATAACGGAAGGCTCTATGATCCAAAGCTTAAATGGCTTATAGATATGGAATTTTATATACGCCAGATAAGAGCAGGTGGCGGCAGCTTTGTTTATACCAATAAGCCGCTTATGAGCATAGGAAGAAGTGACAGTCAGATGACAAGCTACTGCCTGTCCCATCCAAATCTTGTACGTAAAGAGTACTTTTATGTATATAAAAAACTGGGTCTTAAAAGTGAGAAAGAGTACGCAGACTATCTTAAAGGCCAGCTTAAAAAGCCTCACTAA
- a CDS encoding oligosaccharide flippase family protein — protein MANTSGRVKNTVRNIFFGYLGTVITALLGFGARKLFIMRLSDTLLGVNEFYTGILSALSLAELGIGTALNFSLYKPIAEDDTETIKSYMALYKKAYRIIAATVGVIGLAIAPFLPYIVKDRGSVTVRDLTLYYLIFLFNSATSYLVAYKYSLVNAQQKSYIQTNITTVTKMFSVTAQIVVLFLTSSFYAYLLTDAFVQLLQKVVVSRYLNKMYPYLEDKEVRPLTKQQTDVVKEKTASLLWLKIGDTARLQTDSIIITAFIDVTTTGLVGNFNMVINTISSFVNTIFNAALPGFGNLIATETKKRQYELFKVYRFFAVWIYGFSAVGFYILLTPLIVIMYGQEWAMAQNILAWIVVEYYLKGERIVVNNFKTAAGKFEQDKYLAMIQGIVNLVISIALAKTIGLVGVYIGTVVSGLIANFVRPVIIYNECFDIKAGEYFIDSVKYHVVLIVTLVVCVFLSKYTLPVISIPAFIVSGLVISLVYNAFFLIIFGRSSEFKYLLGILRRRKKA, from the coding sequence ATGGCTAATACCTCAGGAAGAGTCAAAAATACCGTTCGAAATATTTTCTTTGGATATCTCGGTACAGTCATAACAGCGCTTCTTGGCTTTGGAGCAAGGAAGCTGTTCATTATGCGCCTGTCAGATACGCTTCTTGGCGTTAATGAATTCTATACAGGCATATTATCAGCTTTGTCATTGGCGGAGCTTGGAATAGGAACAGCCCTTAATTTCAGCCTTTATAAGCCGATCGCTGAGGATGACACAGAGACTATCAAGTCATATATGGCCCTTTATAAGAAGGCATATAGAATAATCGCTGCTACAGTCGGAGTTATAGGTCTTGCTATAGCTCCTTTTCTTCCATACATAGTTAAGGACAGGGGAAGTGTAACTGTCAGGGATCTGACACTGTACTATCTGATATTTCTCTTCAACAGCGCGACATCATATCTTGTTGCATATAAATACAGTCTTGTTAATGCCCAGCAGAAATCCTATATACAGACCAATATAACAACTGTGACCAAGATGTTCTCAGTCACAGCACAGATAGTAGTTCTATTTCTTACATCCAGCTTTTATGCCTACCTTCTTACAGATGCTTTTGTACAGCTCTTGCAGAAGGTTGTTGTGAGCCGCTATCTTAATAAGATGTATCCTTATCTTGAAGATAAGGAAGTAAGGCCTCTTACCAAACAGCAGACAGATGTTGTAAAAGAAAAGACAGCATCTCTTCTGTGGCTTAAGATAGGCGATACAGCAAGGCTTCAGACAGATTCCATCATTATTACAGCATTTATTGATGTTACGACTACAGGACTTGTAGGTAACTTCAACATGGTCATAAATACGATATCCAGTTTCGTTAACACCATATTTAATGCAGCGCTTCCTGGATTTGGCAATCTTATCGCAACTGAGACCAAAAAGCGCCAGTACGAGCTGTTTAAGGTATATAGATTCTTTGCAGTATGGATATATGGATTTTCTGCAGTTGGATTCTATATCCTCTTAACACCTCTTATAGTGATAATGTACGGCCAGGAATGGGCTATGGCCCAGAATATACTTGCTTGGATAGTAGTAGAGTATTATCTTAAGGGCGAAAGGATAGTAGTTAATAACTTCAAAACAGCGGCCGGCAAGTTTGAACAGGACAAGTATCTTGCTATGATACAGGGTATAGTAAACCTTGTTATATCTATCGCTCTTGCTAAGACTATAGGCCTTGTGGGTGTATATATCGGAACCGTTGTATCAGGACTTATTGCCAACTTTGTAAGACCTGTAATAATCTACAATGAATGCTTTGATATTAAAGCCGGAGAGTATTTTATAGATTCTGTAAAGTACCATGTAGTGCTTATAGTAACGCTTGTTGTATGCGTATTTCTTAGTAAGTATACCCTTCCTGTTATATCAATTCCTGCTTTTATAGTTTCAGGTCTTGTGATAAGCCTTGTTTACAATGCATTCTTCCTGATCATATTTGGAAGAAGCAGTGAATTTAAGTATTTACTGGGCATCTTAAGACGCAGGAAGAAAGCCTAA